TCTGTCGCAGCCGCCGGGATCGGTGGCCGGACGTTTCCGCACCACCGAACAAGGAGAAATGATTCGTTTCAAATTCGGCCTGCCGGACATCGCCGAACAAAACCTCAATCTGTACCTCGCCGCTGTGCTTGAGGCGACGTTGTTGCCTCCACCGCCACCGACGCCGGAGTGGCGCCATCTGATGGACGAACTGGCGGCCGACGGTGTCAGCGCTTACCGCCGGGTGGTGCGAGAGAACCCGCAATTCGTCGAGTATTTCCGCCAATCTACGCCAGAGCAGGAGTTGGGCCGGTTACCTCTTGGCAGCCGCCCGGCCAAGCGCCGTGCCGGCGGCATCGAAAGCCTGCGGGCGATCCCGTGGATCTTCGGCTGGACGCAAACCCGGTTGATGTTGCCAGCATGGCTTGGTTGGGAATCGGCGTTGAGCAAGGCGCTGGAGCGTGGCGAAGGCGAGTTACTGGGGCAGATGCGCGAGCATTGGCCGTTCTTCCGCACGCGCATCGACATGCTGGAAATGGTTTTGGCCAAGGCTGACGCCGACATTGCGCTGTCTTATGACCAGCGTCTGGTCGAGCCTGAGTTGCTGCCGTTGGGTGCGCATTTACGCGACCTATTGTCGCAGGCGTGCTCGGTGGTACTCGGCTTGACCGGTCAGTCGCAACTGCTCGCACATAGCCCTGACACCCTGGAATTCATTCGTCTGCGCAATACCTACCTCGACCCGCTTCATCTATTGCAGGCGGAACTGTTGGCCCGCTCGCGGCAGCAGAATGTCGAGCAGGGCAGCCCGGTGGAGCAGGCGCTGCTGGTGTCTGTGGCGGGGATTGCCGCCGGTTTGCGCAATACCGGCTAAAGTTTTCTGCGCGGTGTGTGGCATCCGGCGTGAGTGTCGGGTGCTGCTCGGCCAGACGGGGAAAAGTGTGGTCAGGCGACAGTAAATGATGGGGTTGCGACTTGGTGCACCGCGTCGCAAGGTCGCCGCTAGCGCGGGTTTCTCCGACTTTTGGCGTCTTGTGTGGGCGCAGCCTGCTGTGTATCTTGATCAGCCTTTGGCCGTTTCTGCGGCCACGACCCGTATTTTTCAGGATTCGTCCAAAGTGGCGAATCCTTTGTTTTGTAAAAGCTTTTTATAAAAAAATTGAGGAGCACATCTAATGCGCGTCATTCTGCTGGGAGCTCCCGGGGCCGGTAAAGGTACTCAGGCTAAGTTCATCACCGAAAAATTCGGCATTCCACAAATCTCCACCGGCGACATGCTGCGTGCAGCGGTCAAGGCCGGCACTCCGCTGGGCGTTCAAGCCAAGAGCATCATGGATGCCGGCGGCCTGGTGTCGGATGACCTGATCATCGCGCTGGTCAAGGATCGTATTGCGCAACCTGACTGCGCCAACGGCTTCCTGTTCGACGGCTTCCCGCGCACCATTCCGCAGGCTGAAGCCCTGGTTACTGCCGGTGTCGAACTGGACGCTGTAGTCGAAATCGCCGTTGACGACGAAGAAATCGTTCAGCGTATCGCCGGTCGCCGTGTCCACGAGGCCAGCGGCCGTGTGTACCACGTCATCTACAACCCGCCGAAAATCGCTGGAAAAGACGACATCACCGGTGAAGAGCTGGTACAGCGCAAAGACGACACTGAAGAAACCGTGCGTCATCGCCTGTCGGTCTACCATTCGCAGACCAAGCCGCTGGTGGCTTTCTACGAGAAGCTCTCGGCTGCCAACGGCAAGCCGAAGTGCAGCCATATCCAAGGCGTTGGTTCGGTAGAAGCAATTACCGCCAAGGTGCTTGAGGCGCTGAGCTGAAAAGTCTGATCCGCTGCATCATCCACGGCCCGCTTGCGGGCCGTAGTTGTTTATACTGACGCACTTTTCCCCCACCTGTTTTGGAAACATCGATGAGCACCTTGCTGGCCCTGGACACCGCGACTGAAGCTTGCTCCGTTGCCTTGCTGCATGACGGCAAGGTCACGAGCCATTACGAGGTGATCCCGCGCCTGCACGCGCAAAAGCTGCTGCCGATGATCCAGCAACTGCTGGCTGACGCCGGCACCACGTTGCAAGCGGTGGATGCCATCGCGTTCGGTCGCGGGCCGGGGGCGTTTACCGGCGTGCGGATCGCCATCGGCGTGGTGCAGGGGTTGGCGTTCGCGCTGGATCGGCCGGTGTTGCCGGTGTCCAACCTTGCCGTGTTGGCGCAGCGTGCGTTTCGTGAGCATGGCGTGAGCCAGGTGGCAGCCGCCATCGATGCACGGATGGACGAGGTGTATTGGGGCTGCTACCGCGAGACGGCCGGGGAGATGCGCCTTGCCGGTGTCGAGGCGGTGCTGCCACCGGAAGTCGCGGCGCTGCCGGCCGATGCCAGCGGCGACTGGTTCGGTGCGGGCACCGGTTGGGGGTACGGCGAGCGCATAGCGGTCAATCTGACGGGTTCCGACGCCGGCATGCTGCCCCACGCCGAAGACCTGCTGACCCTGGCGCGCTTCGCCTGGGAACGCGGTGAGTCGATCCCGGCCGATGATGCTCAGCCGGTTTACCTGCGTGACAAAGTGGCCACCCCCAAGGCTCGTTGAGCTTTAAAAGATCGCCGCCTGCGGCAACTCCTACAGGG
The sequence above is drawn from the Pseudomonas sp. FP2196 genome and encodes:
- the adk gene encoding adenylate kinase; this encodes MRVILLGAPGAGKGTQAKFITEKFGIPQISTGDMLRAAVKAGTPLGVQAKSIMDAGGLVSDDLIIALVKDRIAQPDCANGFLFDGFPRTIPQAEALVTAGVELDAVVEIAVDDEEIVQRIAGRRVHEASGRVYHVIYNPPKIAGKDDITGEELVQRKDDTEETVRHRLSVYHSQTKPLVAFYEKLSAANGKPKCSHIQGVGSVEAITAKVLEALS
- the tsaB gene encoding tRNA (adenosine(37)-N6)-threonylcarbamoyltransferase complex dimerization subunit type 1 TsaB, translating into MSTLLALDTATEACSVALLHDGKVTSHYEVIPRLHAQKLLPMIQQLLADAGTTLQAVDAIAFGRGPGAFTGVRIAIGVVQGLAFALDRPVLPVSNLAVLAQRAFREHGVSQVAAAIDARMDEVYWGCYRETAGEMRLAGVEAVLPPEVAALPADASGDWFGAGTGWGYGERIAVNLTGSDAGMLPHAEDLLTLARFAWERGESIPADDAQPVYLRDKVATPKAR